In the Silene latifolia isolate original U9 population chromosome 1, ASM4854445v1, whole genome shotgun sequence genome, AAGTGTATACTGTCGAGCTCTTTCGCATATTTGATAGAGAATTCACTCTTGCCATGGGAACTCCGGCCACTATCTTACCAGTCGATGATCCTCTCTTGGTGTACCGCGTCCAACCTGCTGTTTCTGAGGAAGGGCCACATCATGTTACGTATGATTGCTCTAATCAGTTAATTGAATGTACTTGCCGAAAGTTCCAAGTTATGGGTATGTTTTGCAAGTCACATCATCCGCGTCCTCCACATGCATTCTGTGGGGGAGATACCGTCCAGGTATATATTACGCATATGGACTAAATTTTCAAAAACAGATGTGTGGGAGAGGCTCCTCCCAAGCGACATTCGAAGAAGCGCTGCTAATGACGCCATCAACTGGCGTCGTTCAATGTTGATAGCTACAAACTAGAGTTGATCATATCCGGACGGGCCCGCCTAGCTCGGCCCGTCCGGCCCGCTACTTATTAGTGGGCTTGGTCACAGAATTTTTTAAAATTAATGGTTAATCGACATGGAAAACTCGGCCCGCTAAATTAATGGGCGGGTATGGACTAAATAAAAATGTTCGTGGACAGCCCGTTAGACCCGCTAATAGCTTATAATGTATTTTTACTTCCTTCAAATGATTTACCAAACTAAATAATTAACCAAGGTCCATGTAACAATCCAACACTCGATTAAATTAAGAAAGAAAAATAGCGCTCAAATTGTTGTATCATCAATTTGGGCAATTTATTATGCCTCAAAACAACTAATGTCGGTATGAGGACGTAATATGTAGCACAAAGACGTAGTATATTGTTCAATTTTTGGCACGTTAATACATCATTTTTAGTCCGTGTCTTCTATATTTTAAAGCGCGGCGGCCCATGGGCAGGCCCTCTAACTTATATCGGACGGGTATGGACAACTTTAATAAGCATGTTATAATGGACACAGATAAGAAAAATAGGCTCACCGGACATTTTTAATTCAGGTTAGCTCGGCCCgtgtccggcccaagcccgcaaaCGATCAGCTCTACTACAAACCACCTTATCACTAAATGCCAAAATGTGGTTGAGCCAAGAATTGTTTTTGAGAAGCCGTGTGTGAAGGCTAAGGAAGAAGTGCAGTCGTTACTGTCCAAACTTAGTATGGAAGAAGAACTACGTAACGAAGATCCACCCAACGTAGAGCTGACTGGTCCCCCAATTCTAGATTCGGTACGTTTTACGACAAAGGGTCGTAGTGCAcgtaaaaaaaaagaatttggGGCCAAAGAAGAAGGCTAAGAAAGCGACTGAAGAAGGCAGTACCATGTACACCCCTGTTCCGCGCCTGATTTGAAATACACGGTTCCACATGAAATAGGTGAAACATTTTGGGAAGTTTTTTGGCTGAAGATGAACTGCTTGTTAGACCAGGTAATTTTGTGTTGACACTGTACTCATATATGttgtaacatatatgaaatcAAATTGATATATTTGCGTTCATACACGTTACCATATTATGATGCTACAACTGGTCACATTTGTATAACAAGGTGGTCACATTATTACTTATACTCCAATGTCACCatttttagtcataaactaagtaTTTTGACTTGAAGTTTAGTGTATGGCTGTTTATTTTGGATAACTTGCGATCTTCAATATTTGTGTTTCTGTTGAAAATATGGGTTACCCTGATCACATTTCTAAAAGAAAGAGGTGACATTATtatttttgggaaaatgtaagttttcattaaaaatcaataatATCCCATACAATACAACCTATTGGAACCATACTCCCAACATCAGTTTGTCACACATCTAAGTCTTAAGATACTCTACCCACTCCAGGACAAGAGCATTCTTACCTCTAATATCACACTGACCTAGACGCAGTTTCACATCATTTTTAACATTTGCTAAGACCACTGTAGGCCTGACAACAGACTCTTCAACACGACACTTATTTCTACAGTGCCAAACATGATACAATAATCCTGATAAAATGACAGCAATCACTTTTTTCTTGCAAGCAACTGCCTGTCTAAGCTCAATCCACCAGTTGATGCAGTTCTGTAATGGAAGAAGAACTCTGCACCAGTCACTGACCAGATCCCTGCACTGTCTGCTAAAAGGACATTCAAAGAAAAGATGATTCATACTTTCCTCCTGCAGCCCACACAGAAAGCAAGTGTTACTCTGTATGATTCCCATTCTCAGTAGTCTGTCTTGGGTTAGAAGCCTTCTATGTGCTAACAGCCAACACAGAAACTGTTGCCTTGAAATCAACCATTCATTCAGCATCCAAGGATACCAGGAAACTTTTCCTGCAGTAGGTTTAAGCCATTGATATCCCGCTTTTATAGTATAATGCTCCTCACTAGATAAATTAGATAGATAAGGATTCAATAATTGCTTGACCTGGCAAATTTTTCGCCAAGCCCAGCTACACCCAGACCCAGGAATATACTCCCACCTGGATGAAGATTTGATGTACACTGCTTGCACCCATCTCACCCACAAATGATCTTCCTTGTTTGTCACCCACCAGGCATACTTTCCCACCGTGGCCAGATTCCAAACATGAAAATCCCTCAAACTCAATCCCCCTTACTTCCTTGGTTGACAAATTTGGTCCCAGGAAACAAGAGCTGGGCTCTCCTTATGATCCGCACCATGCCACAAATACTTCCTGCAAATAGATTCAATCTTTGAGATCACAATTTTTGGAAGAATGAAGATCCTAGCCCAATAGCAATGAAGGGTGCTTAGAATAGCTTTAATAAGCACCAGTCTTCCAGCATAAGAGAGCTTTCTGGATCCCATCCCTCTAATTCTATCCACCACTTTATCAATCAAGCATTGACAATCCTGAACAGAGAGCCTTTTTGGAGACACAGTGACCCCTAGATAAGTGAAGGGCACTGTCTCTCTTTTCATTCCGGTGATCATTTCCACACCTCTGATAGTATGCTCCTCCATTCCATTACAATACAAGCTAGATTTGCTTTTGTTCATTGCaagctgtaatactccgtatttataagtcttggggtactctatcgagtaggccttactctgtcgagtaagggtaagttgcgttttggaaaagtttctgacctgttgggtactcgatcgagtagctggggtactcgatcgagtaggggggtactcgatcgagtatcttgggtactcgatcgagtagccggttttacggggaattttctcgggttttgttaaatatgcgactaaggtatataagctttgtcgtcattattctaaatcacttttgcaaaacctaaattactgtttaagagagaaagcaagcaagttcatcttcttaatcgcattattagcaatccccggagtttggagggtcggttcttatcgttgttcataccgttgagttTCTTGCGTCGagggaggagggttcatagaggaggctttttgattcagcagtagagaccgtctgattgtgtgcttaccaggtaggatttcctactcagtattagtcccataatgggatattggttgatgtattgtgtttgattgtttgatatagtaattgtattgtgattgtggttgtgatcgttgttgatggttcgcgaggcgtggcctcggctgagtggggtcacttgcgggagtggcttcacgccctagtttcgccttctgtggaacccgccacagaagagatgtgcacattaatggacagggttatcgctcactgtgtggagcggggatttggtgggtacggctgcggtcccccactggcagggctggtccagtggacagtcagtgattgagatgattggatttggcgtgattgtgtgtgcgtgacagttaagctgtctgtttaccttattgttagtatatatattgaattgtgtgattagtactgaccccggtgtggttttgtaaacctgcggtgatccattcgaggatggtgagcagatattgagaaggtattgagatgagtactgggatagctgggatggccacgacatgatgataggagtcttccgctgtagcttattagttatttacatttcagttagaacagtcagtttgagaacatgcattgtactttcagtttggttttgaggattgtacttcttcgctaagtatttataattaaacgttgtttctccattgtttatttgattatcatacctcgggcaaccgagatggtaatgtcttcatacttgagtggtcctggtaaggcacttggagtatgggggtgttacaaatggtatcagagcgacgatcctgaaacctataaccaatgaacctaatgaacatagggagtcaactaaaatgaacccggggtaaaagttgtaggagctaatgcaaaggcttggtagacgtcctaaagtcgcgaagtcgccctacaattttgaaccagtCACATGGGGGGgaatgtttgtcgagtcgtatgtgtgtttggttaatttgtgtaagaatgtgataaaatgtgttaattgttggatgtttgaagtggaaggttgagaatgtgaaaggaAGGTTAATGAAATATATAGATTTGTTGTtggaatgataacatgttggatgttctacaatgtggcgtttaataacatgatgaaatgaactcgtagatcgtatgaaaagatgcgtagcatgttagTTATGATgtaatgtggttttataaagtttagcatgttagcatatgatatagcatgcgggtagcgatTCTgaattagcatgactcgatcgatgGGACTGACtagatcgggtgggtttttgataaTTTTGAgttcagaatcgagttttggggcactcgatcgagtaactaggggtactcgatcgagtagggggtcactcgatctactcggtcgagtaagttagagatcagaaggtctgtaaggggtctgatgtttgggtactcgatcgagtatgttgggcactcgatcgagtagcccgttactcgatcgagtatgtttgggcactcgatcgagtaggttctaggtggcgtgttttcgtgttttgaagtttagtacgtgtgttcatatctaccctttcttatatatgtatagtttcaagatgccgcccaagaagactgctttgtatgcgagagctgagcttatgaccatggatgacatcgttaagatgttagagcaccaggattctcttactgagaccctaaagaaagtgaatgtgGATAAGAATaaagataaggagaaggaggttgatcactctaaaatcagcctctatatagcgaggtttaacccgaaagaatataagggagttggggagcctaatcttcttgatagttggctgagagagatggagaacatattagacttggttcactgtcctgatgagatgagagtggaacagtgcgttctatccgagagaggcggtggcaagtggtgggatacagtgaaagtgagtgccaaggagatatatacaaaacAAGGGTtatctgctataccttgggaggagtttcgtagggctgtgaggaaggagtttgtaccggaacatgtgaggagtaagttgaaggaagagtttgacagttttaagatgatcacgagatgtctgtggccgagtactacgacggacagttcaatgagaagtctaggtatgctgaggatatgggtttgagtgaggagaacctggcgttgaggtttgagagagggttgacctctaagattatggacaagttacccgtggaagtccttactgatgttaaggaagcttatgagaaggctgggagagctgagaggttggtggagatggctcaggagaggttaggtggtgagaagaggaagtctgagagcgagggtggtggccaatctaatcacaagaaaggcaaccacaatcagtctaagggattttcttacgGGTGcaggttcgatctttggggcttcctttgggcgtggccgtggaagtgtgagtaatagttggggagtgacctgctatagctgtggtggtataggccacaagagttatgagtgcacaagtgcaccgggatctttccagagacctgcacagagcttcgcgagcaacagactggctggatcatggccaaaccggggaggtcagagttaccagagtggaggcaaccgcaacggcggtaattcttatcagaaaccaccaacgaacaacaacaacaatcaagggtcgggtgctaagccgaccacatcagccagtactgtccagggaggtgggcagaagaccagtggcaagttattcatgatggagaagaaagcagctgaggaagatgcgcacgttatcaccggtacattccttgttaatggtattcctacctttgttttgtttgattcgggggcttctaagtcgtttgtgtcttcgagtcatgttaaacagttgggtttgagagtatatgagtctgttagtgagcaagttttcataccttcgggtgagtctgtatcttgtgggagattgtttagagatgtatctatgatagtggggcaagttgatctacctgtggacttgctagagtttccttttgacggctttgagatgatagtcgggatggattggttaggaaagtataaagctaagatagtcGGAATAACAAGCAGGATCCATCTACTAGGGTTTACTCTAGGCTTGATAGAGTACTGGTCAACTCTGAATGGCTTCAGGCTAGATCTGGAGCTTATGCAAATTTCTATAATGAAGGAATTTTTTATCACTCCCCCTGTATCCTGCAAGATGCAATGTCTAATCTTAATGGCAGGAGGAGCTttaaatattttaacatgtggagTCATACTGAGGAGTTTTTGCCTTGCATTCAGCAGAAATGGGAGATTAGATGGCAAGGCACTAAGATGTTCAAGCTTGTTATGAAACTCAAGAGTTTAAAGCAACCTCTAAAAGATTTGAACAAGAGTTTGTTTGCTGACATTGAAAATAGTACTGTTCATGCTTGGAAAGTACTTGATCAAATTCAGAGTGATCTGCAGCAGAATCCTAATGACTCCTTGCTCATCACTAAAGAAAAGGAAGCTGCCAAAATCTACAGGGACCTTCAATTAGCTCGTGACAGCTACCTGTTGCAGAAATCTAAAGTTACATGGGTTAATAATGCTGATGACAACACTAAGTATTTCCATAGCATTTTAAAGAGTAGGGCTACCAAAGCCAAAGTCTTCAGAATTTCTGATACTGATGGAAATATTTTCACTGATGGCAATCAAATTCAACATGCCTTTTTATCTTACTATCAGAAATTGCTGGGTACTACTGGATCAACAACGAAGGTCAGTGCTTCTGTGGTACAGCAAGGGAAGATTTGTACTTCAGAACACTATTCTATTCTTCTGAGGCCAGTTACAAAAGCTGAAGTTAAAGATGCCATTTTTTCCATTCCTAACCATAAGGCTCCTGGCCCAGATGGTTACTCCAGTGCATTTTTCAAAGATTCTTGGTCCATTGTGGGGGATGATGTATGTCTTTGCAGTGCTTGATTTCTTTACTACTGGGAAGTTGCTTCAACAGGTTAACCATACCTTTGTCACTCTCCTTCCTAAAGTTGATTTGCCCCAAAATGTCACTCAATATCGACCTATAGCTTGCTTTGTAATGTTCTCTACAAAGGCCATATCAAAAATTCTTTGCACCAGATTATCAGCTATTTTACCTGACATTATTAGCCCTAACCAAGGGGGTTTTGTCAAAGGTAGAACCATCATTGAGAACATTCTAATTTGCCAGGACATTGTAAAGCTTTACAATAGAAAATCAGTTTCTCCTCGGTGTCTCATGAAAATTGATTTAAGGAAGGCCTATGACTCAGTGAATTGGTCCTTTCTTGAACAGATGCTGAAGGCTTTAAATTTTCCTGATCATTTTACTCACATGGTTATGACTTGTGTCTCCACTGCTTCTTATTCCTTAGTCCTTAATGGCCTGAACTTTGGGTATTTCAAAGGAGCTCAAGGGCTAAGACAAGGGGATCCCATATCTCCTCTTTTAT is a window encoding:
- the LOC141646531 gene encoding uncharacterized protein LOC141646531; the encoded protein is MEEHTIRGVEMITGMKRETVPFTYLGVTVSPKRLSVQDCQCLIDKVVDRIRGMGSRKLSYAGRLVLIKAILSTLHCYWARIFILPKIVISKIESICRKYLWHGADHKESPALVSWDQICQPRKWEYIPGSGCSWAWRKICQVKQLLNPYLSNLSSEEHYTIKAGYQWLKPTAGKVSWYPWMLNEWLISRQQFLCWLLAHRRLLTQDRLLRMGIIQSNTCFLCGLQEESMNHLFFECPFSRQCRDLVSDWCRVLLPLQNCINWWIELRQAVACKKKVIAVILSGLLYHVWHCRNKCRVEESVVRPTVVLANVKNDVKLRLGQCDIRGKNALVLEWVEYLKT